The following is a genomic window from Clostridium fungisolvens.
TGAGTTCAACATTGCTCCTTTTTCATATTCAATTGGAGCTCTCACATCTATTAACTTTGTATCATTCAATACTATACTTTTAAAATCATTTGTTACACTTAATTTTTTCATTTCTGTTCCTTCTATTTTATCTTTCTAATGTTTTTCTAAAGATGTGCCACTTTAATTCAAAAACTATTTTCAAAACTCCTCTGGGTTCTGAAAGGAGAACTTGAAAATATATATTTTACTATGAAATGGTACCTCCATAACAATTATAAATTACTGCAGAAAATTATACAAATTTACATATTTTATGACAAAACTTACATCTTCCAGTTCTGTGAATAAAGCCATAAGAAATTTAAACCTTCTCTAATTCAAGTTTTACATACTCACAACTTTAAATTCCACATTTAACCTACTGAAATTACTAATTTTCATTTATAATGATTAATATAAACTTATTTTGATTATAGACAATTCCTTGAAATTTTATAATGATAAAAAACTATTGAATTGATATAAATTACTGGAGGTTAACATAATGGACAATAACATAAAACTAACTTCACTTACTAAAACTTCAGGTTGCGCTGCTAAAATAGGACCTAGCGTTTTAGATTCTGTTCTTAAAAACTTACCTAAATTTGAGGATTCAAACCTACTGGTAGGCTTTGATAAAAAAGATGATGCCCTTGTATATAAAGTATCTGATGATAAAGTAGTAATACAAACTGTTGATTTCTTCCCACCAATGGTAGATGATCCTTATACTTTTGGACAAATAGCAGCTACTAATGCTTTGAGTGATGTATATGCAATGGGAGGAAGCCCAGCTATTGCAATGAATTTATTATGCTTTCCATCTTGCTTAGATCCATCAATAATGCACGATATCTTAGCAGGTGGATATAGTAAGGTTCAAGAAGCAGGTGCAATTATTGCTGGAGGACATACAATAGCAGACCCTACTCCTAAATATGGACTTTGCGTTACTGGATTTGCTCATCCAAGTGAAATACTTACTAATAGCAACGCTAAAACCGGCGATGTACTTGTTTTAACTAAGCCACTTGGCATTGGTATTTTAAATACTGCTGCAAAAGC
Proteins encoded in this region:
- the selD gene encoding selenide, water dikinase SelD; the protein is MDNNIKLTSLTKTSGCAAKIGPSVLDSVLKNLPKFEDSNLLVGFDKKDDALVYKVSDDKVVIQTVDFFPPMVDDPYTFGQIAATNALSDVYAMGGSPAIAMNLLCFPSCLDPSIMHDILAGGYSKVQEAGAIIAGGHTIADPTPKYGLCVTGFAHPSEILTNSNAKTGDVLVLTKPLGIGILNTAAKAELLTLNEIKEVTKIMIELNKYAKEAFSNLKVNSCTDITGFSLIGHGYEMASGSDKTIEIFSDKVPMLPKALEYASMGIIPEGMYNNQDYLKNIFSTATKVSQEMHDVLLDPQTSGGLLLSMPEKDAKEYLSRMECYTPWARIIGQVTDKKDYSIVVK